One Bacteroidota bacterium genomic window, TAACTCTTCGTAGTTCTGAATTTTTACATCGCCGCTTGCAAGCACCAGTATTTTATTAAACATCATTTGCCCGGCACCCCACATTGCATTCATTACTTTTTGTCCCTGCCCTGCATAGTCTTTATGAATTTTTGTAATGACGAGATTATGAAACACACCTTCAACCGGCATATCCATATCAGCGATCTCCGGCACCAGTGTCATTTTTATAGGTGCTAAAAAGATCCGTTCAGTTGCTTTGCCAAGCCAGGCATCTTCCTGCGGCGGTATACCAACTATTGTTGCCGGGTAAACAGGATTTTTTTTATGTGTAATAGCAGTAATATGAAACCGGGGATACCAATCGGGTAATGAATAATAACCTGTATGATCACCAAACGGTCCTTCCCAAATCAATTCTTCATCGGGTTCTACATAGCCTTCAATAATGAAATCAGCATCAGCAGGCACTTCAATATCCGGTTGTGTTATACATTTTACAAGCTCCACTTTTTTCTTTCGTAAAAAACCTGCCAGCATATACTCATCTACATTTTCAGGCAATGGTGCGGTAGCAGAATAAGCATAAACCGGATCGCCGCCTAATGCAACTGCAACCGGCATACGTTTATTCATTTTTTTATATTCATTAAAATGTTTGGCAGATACTTTATGCTTGTGCCAGTGCATACCTGTAAGTGTTGGTTCAAATACCTGCATGCGATACATACCAACGTTACGTGTATTTGTATTAGGATCTTTGGTATGAATAACGGGTAATGTTACAAATGGCCCACCGTCTTTTGGCCAACAAGTAATGACAGGTAGTTTTGTAATATCAGGATCTTGCATCACCACTTCCTGGCATTCGCCCCTGCCTTTTTTTACTTTCGGCATCCAGGAAGCAAACTCACTGAGCTTTGGCAGTAATTTTAATTTATCTAATATTCCTTCTTTCGGTGAAGCAAGCATTTTAAATAAACTCTCGATTTCTTTTGCTACATCATCAAGATGATTCACACCAAGTGCCAGGCACATTCTTCTATCACTTCCATATGCATTCATCAGCACCGGAAAATCATAGCCTGTGTTTTCAAACAATAATGCTTTACCTCCACCGGGTTGTTTGCTTATGCGGTCAGTGATCTCGGCCATTTCCAGTTTAGGATTAACATAAGTCTTTATGCGAAGCAATTCGCCTTCTCTTTCCAATGTTTCAATAAACTGTTGCTGATTTCTATATGCCATGCTATGGATTAAAATGCAAAGTTAACTGAGAATCGATTGCTGATAAAAGAAAAGCCGTTCCGACGATACTATCAGAACAGCCTTTGTTAAAGTTCAAATATTTTTAAAATACATTAGTGGGACAGCCCATTTTGGATTTACCTCCGCCGCCGCCTCCTCCACCATTTCCATTTATGCGGAATGTAAAATGTATGCCAGTGAAATAATACCAGTCTTTATTATTGGGGCTTCCTCTTTCAAAACCTTTTGTAGGATAGCTAGGGCTACCAGATACTACTTCATCACCACGGTAACTCATGTCAACAGACAACTGACCTTTTGCGACTAGTAAATCATTCGGGTCTGCATAAAAACCACTTACATCATCAAAATGATCGGTAAATAATTTTCGCATCCCTAATTCAAGACCTATCCGCAAATTATCATTGATAGCATATTTAATACCGCCGCCAAAAGGAATAGCCATTTGAGTGAGCTTATAAGGTTTAGTTGGGTAACCGGCAATTCCCTGCCCTTCTGTACTCAACGGTTGCAAAAAAACTTTGTTCTTTGCTGCATCAAATGCATAAGGATTGTATTTCGTCAATGCCAACCCTATAAAACCATAAGGTGATAATTTTCTTTCATACAAATTGAAAAGATAATATTCACCAACAAGACTGAATTCATGCACCTGTGTTTCAAAAGCAAGATTGCGGGCAACCAGTTCAGGTTTATCACTGAAACGATCGGCACCGCCAACAATTGCATATGTATACCCGGCGCGGAAGAAAATCTGTTCAGTAAATTCATAATTGGCCGTAATCCCAATGGCACCATTGGTTACTTTCTTTGGAAAAATTTTATCTGTAAGATCTCCATTGTATGCCGCAAGCCCGCCAAATACACCGATATGTAATTGCTGAGCTTCTGACGAAGCAAGTACAAACAGACAAATAATTAAAGAATGCAATTTTTTCATGGTCAGTGATTAAAGCCTTTACAAAGGTATCTCTCAATCAAACTTGTCACACAAGGAATAACGAATTTAAAAATTGAAAATTATCCCCCTATGTTAATGACTACAACTAAACTTTTGTGAAAAGCCCTTTGTATTCAATACCTAATCCCGGTAATTCGGAATACGATATCTTACCAAAATCATACCCAATTCCTGCTGCAAGGTCCTCTTCGAGCAATAAAGGGCCATCCATATCCACATAGTCAATAAATGGAAGCAGGTGAGCTACAGCTGCAGAACCGATAGTAGATTCATTCATACATCCCACCATTACTTTCAAATTCAGTTTTCTTGCCTGTTTTATCATTCGCAAAGCTGGTGTCAAACCACTGCATTTAGTGAGTTTGATATTGATACCATGAAAATGTTCAACGCATTTTTCAACATCCTTTTCAAACACACAGCTTTCATCGGCAAACAAAGGCAAAGAAGATTCCTTGTATAAGATTCTCATCCCTTCCCAATCATCTTTTGCCAGTGGTTGTTCCACCATTTCCACACCCAGGTCTTTTAGTTGGGGAATCAATTTCAATGCAGTTTGTATATCCCATGCTGCATTTGCATCTACTCTTAGGATAGAATCCGTTTCATTACGTAAAGCTTTTACAATTGCAATGTCATCTGCTGTACCTACTTTGATCTTATAAATGGGCCACGGCTTTTCTTTCAACTTTGCCACCATTTTTTCAATACTGTCTATACCGATAGTATAATCCGTCAAAGGATTTTTTGAAATATCTCCATTCCATAATTCATAGAGCTTTTTCTTTTTGAGTTTGCCATACATATCCCATGCAGCAATATCCAACGCACAAACAAGAAACGGATTTGCCGGGATCAAATGATGGAGATAATGCCAATAACGCTCCGGTTCTGTGAAAGCAAATTTTTCTGTGAAGATCTTTTTTCGTTCAAAATCTTCAACCATTTTTTCTACCGTAATATTATAGTACCTGATAGCCGGTGCTTCACCATAACCTTTCAGACCGAAATGCTCCAGCTCAATAACTAATGTAGGCTGATGTGTTTTTGTACCTTTTGAAATGGTGAATGGATGACGGAACTTGAGATTGAATGGATGAGCAGTGATCTTCATAACACTTAATGTGCGGATTTAGTAATGTGCGAATGTGCGCATTTTTTTTGGAATGACATTGTTTAAAGTAATTCGCACATTAATCAATTCGCAAATCTGCACATTTATTATCGTCCTGAATGTTCTATGTATCCACGCAGTTCTTCATTAAACTCTTTTTCCTTCAGCAGATCTTCCAGTGTAATATGCATACGGAAATTCCAGTAGTGATTGGGGTCAGCAGGAATATTGATCCGTTCTTCATGAGGATTCTCACGGCGCAAGTCTTCACTCATTCCTAATAAATCCTGCAACTGGAAAATACTCCACATAGCAGGCGAATTAAGATGCTGCAAAACAATTGCACGATTTATCCATGCTTCACAGAAATAAGGAGCCTCGCCCCACTGCTGTAAAATATGATTGTAAAAATGTTGTGTTTTTGCCCTATCCTCTTCCCACCAGCCGCGAATAGTACTCATATCATGTGTAGATGGAGTGATCACAGATAAATACGGCGCATCATTCGGATGAAAAAATTCAATACCTGTTTTTTTAGGCATCCGTTGAATTTCTAAACTCAGCATGCCCAACTGCTCCATTACATCCGGCACACAATGCGGCACCATTCCCAGATCCTCACCACAGATCATCATATTAGTGGTTCGTTTGAGGTGAGGCAATTTCTGCATCGCTTCGCTGTACCAGAAATCATCCTGGCGTTTGAAGAAATAATTTACATACAGTTCTTTCAGTTTTTGCTGTACATCATCAGGCAGACACCTGAATGAAGCAGTATCTTCCATCGCAATGCGAAAATGAAAACGGGTTTGCTGTGAATCCAATTCTTCAAATAAAATAATATTTGAAACAAGATCAAACAATCCTTCTTTGAGTTTTTTGTTTTCATCCGTCAGTTCTTTATCACCAAAATATTCCTCTACCTTTCTTTGAGTGGAAAATTCAGGTTTCAAATTCATTGAACCATCTTCTCCAATTAAAATAAATTCTGACCTTACCTGTTCAGCCAGCTCACCAAAATATTCGTTCAACACATCATCAGTGATAAAAGGTTTACAGTAACGGTCGTAATCAAACGGAATAAAATTTTGTCCGAACTCACCGATATGAATGGCTACGGCCGGAACAAATCTGCCCATTATACCTTCAATACTTTCCGAAGGAATACTCCAAATGCGGAAAAAGCCGAGTATATGATCGATGCGGAATGCATCAAAATAATTACTCATCTGTGCAAAGCGTTGTTTCCACCAGCTATAACCATCTTTCTGCATTCTTTTCCAGTTGTAAGTAGGCAGGCTCCAGTTTTGTCCTTTCACAGCAAAATGATCAGGAGGTGCCCCC contains:
- a CDS encoding menaquinone biosynthesis decarboxylase, which translates into the protein MAYRNQQQFIETLEREGELLRIKTYVNPKLEMAEITDRISKQPGGGKALLFENTGYDFPVLMNAYGSDRRMCLALGVNHLDDVAKEIESLFKMLASPKEGILDKLKLLPKLSEFASWMPKVKKGRGECQEVVMQDPDITKLPVITCWPKDGGPFVTLPVIHTKDPNTNTRNVGMYRMQVFEPTLTGMHWHKHKVSAKHFNEYKKMNKRMPVAVALGGDPVYAYSATAPLPENVDEYMLAGFLRKKKVELVKCITQPDIEVPADADFIIEGYVEPDEELIWEGPFGDHTGYYSLPDWYPRFHITAITHKKNPVYPATIVGIPPQEDAWLGKATERIFLAPIKMTLVPEIADMDMPVEGVFHNLVITKIHKDYAGQGQKVMNAMWGAGQMMFNKILVLASGDVKIQNYEELARVVFKNLNPATDIYFSQGPMDVLDHSCSKLGFGGKMCIDGTFKFEEEKDSSQDSGFRIQNLNIENLKNSFPEIKSVNAELLLKEIPCIIISVEKNRKGHIKELHQQICALKETEGIKIILYVEHTVNANDLAIALWRFCNNLDPKRDSVISHRSTGACMGLDGTRKTKELDDFHRDWPNIIVADDTTIKAVDEKWSELGIGNFISSPSLKFKNQMYGEEAVVNPLSP
- a CDS encoding dipeptide epimerase, whose protein sequence is MKITAHPFNLKFRHPFTISKGTKTHQPTLVIELEHFGLKGYGEAPAIRYYNITVEKMVEDFERKKIFTEKFAFTEPERYWHYLHHLIPANPFLVCALDIAAWDMYGKLKKKKLYELWNGDISKNPLTDYTIGIDSIEKMVAKLKEKPWPIYKIKVGTADDIAIVKALRNETDSILRVDANAAWDIQTALKLIPQLKDLGVEMVEQPLAKDDWEGMRILYKESSLPLFADESCVFEKDVEKCVEHFHGINIKLTKCSGLTPALRMIKQARKLNLKVMVGCMNESTIGSAAVAHLLPFIDYVDMDGPLLLEEDLAAGIGYDFGKISYSELPGLGIEYKGLFTKV